A single Carettochelys insculpta isolate YL-2023 chromosome 2, ASM3395843v1, whole genome shotgun sequence DNA region contains:
- the IMPACT gene encoding protein IMPACT isoform X5 — MNTWALVQLLPVRGGRWDPGQLSAHPVISPRRKNLGESIIYLWVEKIREVLIEKAQSSEPGPDVKKITEEINEDYEDDYSLEYQPAQEDTVKTLSFVISESQEDEELPPIYHGNPISDRRSTFQAHLAPVVSPKQVKMVLAKLLENKKIASATHNIYAYRIYCEDKQTYLQDCEDDGETAAGGRLLHLMQILNVRNVLVVVSRWYGGILLGPDRFKHINNCARSILVEYNYTNSAEESSKQLGKNRKVKKDKKRAEH, encoded by the exons ATGAACACCTGGGCTTTAGTTCAA CTCCTGCCTGTCCGGGGGGGTCGGTGGGATCCGGGTCAACTGAGTGCGCACCCCGTCATAAGTCCACggag GAAGAATCTTGGTGAAAGCATCATTTACCTCTGGGTGGAGAAGATAAGAGAAGTTCTGATAGAAAAAGCTCAGTCATCTGAGCCAG GACCAGATGTTAAAAAAATTACTGAAGAAATTAATGAAGATTATGAAGATGATTATTCCCTGGAGTATCAACCAGCTCAAGAAGATACAGTTAAAACACTCAGTTTTGTTATATCTGAAAGCCAAGAAG ATGAAGAACTGCCACCAATTTATCATGGGAACCCAATCTCGGACCGAAGAAGCACTTTTCAGGCACATCTGGCTCCTGTAGTGAGCCCCAAACAG GTGAAAATGGTTCTTGCCAAATTGCTTGAGAATAAGAAAATAGCAAGTGCTACCCACAACATATATGCATACAG AATATACTGTGAGGACAAACAGACGTACTTACAGGATTGCGAAGATGATGGGGAGACAGCAGCAGGTGGACGCCTTCTTCATCTTATGCAG ATTTTGAATGTCCGTAATGTTTTGGTTGTGGTGTCCCGCTGGTATGGAGGGATCCTGCTCGGACCAGATCGCTTTAAACACATCAACAATTGTGCCAGAAGTATACTAGTGGAATACAATTACACAAATTCAGCT
- the IMPACT gene encoding protein IMPACT isoform X4 has translation MNTWALVQLLPVRGGRWDPGQLSAHPVISPRRKNLGESIIYLWVEKIREVLIEKAQSSEPAGPDVKKITEEINEDYEDDYSLEYQPAQEDTVKTLSFVISESQEDEELPPIYHGNPISDRRSTFQAHLAPVVSPKQVKMVLAKLLENKKIASATHNIYAYRIYCEDKQTYLQDCEDDGETAAGGRLLHLMQILNVRNVLVVVSRWYGGILLGPDRFKHINNCARSILVEYNYTNSAEESSKQLGKNRKVKKDKKRAEH, from the exons ATGAACACCTGGGCTTTAGTTCAA CTCCTGCCTGTCCGGGGGGGTCGGTGGGATCCGGGTCAACTGAGTGCGCACCCCGTCATAAGTCCACggag GAAGAATCTTGGTGAAAGCATCATTTACCTCTGGGTGGAGAAGATAAGAGAAGTTCTGATAGAAAAAGCTCAGTCATCTGAGCCAG CAGGACCAGATGTTAAAAAAATTACTGAAGAAATTAATGAAGATTATGAAGATGATTATTCCCTGGAGTATCAACCAGCTCAAGAAGATACAGTTAAAACACTCAGTTTTGTTATATCTGAAAGCCAAGAAG ATGAAGAACTGCCACCAATTTATCATGGGAACCCAATCTCGGACCGAAGAAGCACTTTTCAGGCACATCTGGCTCCTGTAGTGAGCCCCAAACAG GTGAAAATGGTTCTTGCCAAATTGCTTGAGAATAAGAAAATAGCAAGTGCTACCCACAACATATATGCATACAG AATATACTGTGAGGACAAACAGACGTACTTACAGGATTGCGAAGATGATGGGGAGACAGCAGCAGGTGGACGCCTTCTTCATCTTATGCAG ATTTTGAATGTCCGTAATGTTTTGGTTGTGGTGTCCCGCTGGTATGGAGGGATCCTGCTCGGACCAGATCGCTTTAAACACATCAACAATTGTGCCAGAAGTATACTAGTGGAATACAATTACACAAATTCAGCT